One Vicia villosa cultivar HV-30 ecotype Madison, WI linkage group LG5, Vvil1.0, whole genome shotgun sequence genomic window, AAATTTACTGCAGGGTTCAATTTGAACTCGTTCCCCACTTTTAAATTGAAAGTGTCAACATGATGTCATTTGATATATGTTGGGTACGACATTACTACACAACCAAACCAAAGGATACACGTGTGAGCTGCTAAGAAATTCTCGTACAAAGTTAGGTGACATGGAATggaaacattattattattattgaaattaTTGAAAAGTACATCAGTGACTATGACAACTATGAAATTCCATACTGCTAGTTTAATTGTATATCTAGCCTGCGTGCGACAAATATCTTCTTCTCAACTATAAAATATTCATATGCACGTTCTCATGAAAATCAGAAGCCACTGGTACAATAAACACGACTTAAATATTGATCCCTCGGGTTTAATATTCcatttcaaataattaattaacaaaatcatcatcgATTGTAGATTAATTTCAATCACTCAATCTTTTTTACTAACACATTCAGAACGTGGTGCTCAAGTTAGAACGTGGAAGCAGAATCACAATAAGAGAAAAAGATATTGGAACCCACGTACCCTCATTGCATGTGCTAAATTAGTGTTGTGATACTACCTTACGTGCGACCACGTAGAGGCTCAACATATACGTGACTATAAGcaaatagaataaaatatagaaataagTTCAATTTATAAGGGATAGATATATTTCTGATTTAATGAAAGATATAATACATTAGATTTCTCAAGGTTTTTTCCCTAACTCAAAAACTAATTACCTCACGATATAATAATGCTCCAACCATGTTTTAGAATCCATATTCGTCACAActtaaaaattccataaaaacATCTAACTTAATAGTATAGATTTAGGTTTATCTCAGAGTAAAGGAGATTTTAAAAGCaaaaaacttcaaatttttaaggttaataaaataaatggtcTGGTTTTGGTGATGCTACTACCACTTCAAAGAGCTGCACAATCTTAGGTTTTCTCGGTGTTATTTATCTGAACCAATTCTTCCACTTTCATAAGGACTATCGGCAATCCGTTGAACCAAAGGAATCTGCAAATGGAGGCTTAGAATTGAGACTTGATTGGGTTTGTGAGATGGACAAGTCATTAAACATTGATGTTGAAGTGCCTTCATTGTCTTGCCACCTTTGCAGTGCTCGAGGAAGATTCAACTCAACGCCATAACCACTTTCGTCTGTATCGATAGAAGGTTTCCATTGCTCCACAAGGGGAACCAACACATTAACTGCGTGCCCCATATCTGGCCTTTGGTATGGTTCACGGGCGGTGCAATGACCGGCCAGCTCAGCCACTTTATATATGCTCAACATTGTTTCCTCATCTGGGTTGAGAGTTTGATCAATTGTCTTTGGAACGTTTTCCTTGTTAATGAGTACCCTACGGAACCATGTAACCAAATGAGATCTTTCATCAGGCACAGAATCATCCAATGCCTTTTTACCTGTGATCAGTTCCATCAAAACTACTCCGAATGCGTAAACGTCCACTTTGGTTGTCACTCTTCCGGTAGCTGCAAGAAACAATAttacattaaatataaataatggaATAGACTGGCATAAATCAAAAGCAAGCAATGCAACAAGAATGAAgcatagttcacaagcaaagacaAACAACTAGGCCTTATTCCACTAAGTGGGGTTAACGATGCACCAAGTCAGATGAATAAATTGGGATGACAGACTCTGCAACAGTAATGAGTGGCAACGGAGTATTTGAATAAAACTTATGAAACCGGTGAAGAATATAATTGCAACTATACACACCAGCAAGAGTTATACAAAGAACACAATGTGTCTGAATAAAACTTTTGAAACCGATGAAAAACTAATATTGCAAAGCAGCAGCAACAAAGAACTGCTAAACACATATTGGGATCAAATAACAATTATTTTTCCTTCCCACTTTTGTTTGTATGTGGCTTTATTCAATTAAACAACCAAACATTTCTCAGCATCAGAGCGTGATATTAACGCAGTACTTATAGGCTATAGCTATAATTACCAAATAATGTACAAGATATGAATTTAAAAATTAAGGCAAGTGCTTAAAACCAAAAACTTTGTATACCTGCGTACTCGGGTGCAAGATATCCAAATGTTCCGGCCAACCTTGTCTCAAGAGAATAATTCCCGTCAGGTGCGTTTTTAACCAACCCAAAATCTGCAACTTTTGCTCTCATGTCATTGCCTAATAGTATATTTGATGGTTTTAAGTCTCTATGAATGAAGCTTTGTTGAGCTAAGCTGTGCAAGTATTCGATCCCCCGTCCAACATCCAAAGCTATTGCCAACCTTTGTTTCCATGTCAAAGGAGTGTAACCATGTTCCTCACATTCAAACAGATGCTGCGTTAATGTACCTTGAGGCATATGCTCATATACCAAAAGCCTCTCATTGCCATTGATGCAATATCCCAAAAGGGCGACCAAATGTCTATGCCTAACCTTAGTAAGAACAGAAATCTCTGCTTGGAACTCATTCAATCCTTTGCTTCCCATTGCAACAGATATCATCCTCTTGACAGCAATTTTAGTTCCATCAGGCAATTCCCCTTTATAAACAATACCAAACCCTCCCCTGCCCAAAATATTATCATCACTGAAATCATTTGTCACTTGTCGAAGAACATGAATTGAAATAATAGCATTTCCGCCACTTCCTCCATCAAAACCATAAAGATCACTATGATCACCACTACTCTGGCTATGCGACTCGCTCGGAAGACCACCATATCCATTTGAAACACTGGCAAGATCAAGTTTAACATTTCCTTGCCGATTTTCAGGACTACTAACCCTTGAAAATTTTCGAAACCGTTTTCTAGAATAACACTTACAACAAACGAACAATACAACAGCAACAAAAAGCACAACAACAATCACTATACCAGCAATCCCACCCGGACTCAACGCAGTACCTTTTCCCGATCCGCCGGGAGAAGAACCAGGCGTTTCACCTCCCGAACCAGGATCTTTACCAAGCAAAACATTACCATCAGTTACTAACTTCACCTTTGGCGAGAACTCGGGAACCTTTCCTGAGAGGTTATTGTTAGAGACATCAAGTGTCTCAAGCTGAGTCAATGTAGTCAAACTCTGAGGTATAGAACCAGTCAAATTATTCCCACTTAGAATCAACCTGTTCAAATCAGTCAAATTGGCAAAAGCAGGCGAAATCGTCCCCTGTAAATTCCTCTTCCCGAAATTCAGTGTGGTAATCTTACCCCCACTACACAAAACAGATTGCCAATCTTGACAAGGATCATTCCCTTTCCACGAATTCGCAAATTGAATAGGATACCCAAACCCCTCAGCAATTTTAAGCAAAACCATAACCCTGTCATCACAAGGCCCAGGCTTATCAAGACAAAAGCTATTAAGGCCTTTAACATCAATTGTCCCACCACTGGAGGAAACAGGAACAGGCCCCTGAAGCACATTGTTACCAAGAGAAACATTCTTCAAACTCGACATACTCATCAGAGAATCCGGAACCACACCGGTAAACTGATTATCCCTAAGCTGCAGATCAAAGAGATTCTTGCATTGCGAAAAATCTGGAATTGGACCAGTGAAGTGATTATTTTGAAGCCATACCTGAGTTAAATAAGTCATTTTAGAAATCACGGCGATCGAACCGGTAAACCCGGGCCCGGATTGCTGGTTATTGAGCCATAGATTCTGGATTGAGGAAGCGGCGAGAGAGTTAGGTAATCCACCGGATAAATTGTTGAAGGAGAGTCGAACAATGGTGAGACTAGGCAAATTACCGAAAATGTCGGGTAAATTTCCGGTGATCATTGCGGAAGTAAGATCGAGTGTGTTGAGACTAGAAGACTGAGTCAACTCGCTGGGGAATTCCCATTGAGAGAGGTCAGAGTTATGATCGAAGTAAAGCTCCTGAAGCGAAGTGAGGCCGGAAAACGCGGCGGAAGAGACGGAGGTGAATTTGTTAGTCCCGAGGTACGCGGTTTTGAGAGAGGACAGGTTGGCGAGGGAAGGGAATGAGCCGGAGAGAGAGTTGTTTCTGAGATCGAGAGATGTGAGTTCAGTGAGGGAGTTGAGATCGTCGGGAAGGGTTCCGGCGAGGTTTAACGAGGAGAGCCGTATTTCAGTGACGCGGTTTGACGTATCGCATGCGATGCCGGTCCATTGACAGAAGGGAGTATTGGGAGACCATTTGGCGGGGAGAGGTTTAACGTTTTGGAGGAAGCTTTTCATGACGGCGTCGTCATCGGCGACGATGGTGGTGGCGATGATGACGAGGGCAATGAGGAATGAGAATTTGAGCATTGGGAATTAAACGGGGTTGAGAGGTGTAAGGAACGGAGTAATGTTGTGTTatgattataaatataataattagagAATGAAAGGGAAAAGGAAAAACGAGTGTAAGTTTGTTGTTGTTAGAAAAGAGAGAGAAATTGGTTTGATTATACTTAATCAGTAAGATATAGGCGTATGTAATGAAGGAGATCGTTGTTTTTTTTCGGAGAGGTTTTGTTATTTCGTCAATAAGTAGTTTTTGATGATGAGCTCGCATTCATCCTATTTAACGAGTAACAAATACCCTACTTATCCGTTTATGATTTTTTGTTGAGCATTGTTACTTTAAacaaaatctatttaaaataaaaatataaaagatagtAATAAAATATTCGATGATCAGATGATGAGTAGGTATTTAATCAAATATTCTCCTTCCGTTTTAGAATTTATGCATTTAactttttgagaatttttttttttctttcgcaCTCTGGTTCATAGGGGAAAGGAACTTTTTGAgaattttaaatgttttaattgtggtatttttaatttgtgttttaattgtagctaattaatattttataaaataagtgATTGACTAATTAATACActaaaaactctttaaattaataatgttaGGATTggagaaatttattaatttagagagttattaatttatcgataaattaataattattaatttaaagagtttttaagtaattataggtacgaaaaaaaaattaaaataaccatgtttgataaaaaatatacaagaaaaaccatgttttcaggtaaattaccaaactgtctaggtttgggactgaCCGGAAGTGAATGCGCCAGACCATTTGGCGCATATATACCCAagtagccaaaccatttggcgtaaacatgaaaaaaaattagGGCAAATGGGAGTAGCCAATCCAATTGGCGCATGCACTCCATTaacaacacataggcgccatttgatTTGGCTACTATGTgttgtgtctttttttttttaaattttagggtttccGGTATTTTCGCACACCGGTTCGGGCATATATCTGATAAATCGATTCCGGAAAGGGTCTGAAAAATcgtttttggaaaaacagaagaaTATGTCTGAATAATGTTTGCCTTGGCAATTTCGGTTATTCACTAAagcacaatttattgatgaaaaaCGGAGGCAAGGTTACAAGAGGCGGTAAGCGAAACTGATACGttgcattaaaaaaaaatacagattatactaaacttgcgacgttgtcgagccacgattagggcatcttttgatattgtgccccacctgacggcaaatgctgcattttcgttccattttgtcgcggacgtccatttcggttctaattcgtgtactattgggacgcccctttttctttcgccgcattgcgtcgttgtgccaaactacctctccatcatactcaggccagtaatcctccttggccaccacaggaaacgcaacactgtaaactctgagcaatgtctgagtcttgtaaatcggagacagtagtgatatagcgtcgcggtgggcatacgcacatgcagctatgacgtgtgagcaaggcatacgaaaagcttgaaaccttccacagtcgcaccaatcttcgtcaagcagaaccctatattgttgccttggcagcccttcattgtggtcaattgtctcgcgcacactgaacgtgcgattgaatcggtcgaaagaagtcacctgatgagtgttcgcttttgccgattgttgttgcataaatttcatgcaactatcgcttaatagttgaccagcttgcctaacatcaccccatctcctgcctcttgttgagaagagtgaagccatcctaaagtatgtggcctccacaagtgctgtgattggaaggttgcggatgcctttgaaaacgccattcatggattccacaaGATTAGTTGTCatgtggccccatcgcacgccattgtcgtatgcccttgtccatttgtccctggagagattatctacccaagtacctgcctctggatttgtcattacaatctcactcctataatgctggaatgtgggttgggtcaatgcataaccagcattgactagggcctttcttagatgtctgtccttgatctcccgcatgaagttttgggcgatgtggcgaatacaatagacgtgttttgaaggggggtcatgccatccgttcgctggattattgtaagcactctctatggaagcgtgcctatcagagattaaacatatgtcaggctggggagcaacatgttctcggaggttccttagaaagaaactccaagccgccgcagtttcaccttcgacgatagcaaacgccactggaaatatgttgctgttcccgtcttgtgcaaccgccatgagcatggttcctttgtatttgccgtataaccatgtcccatcaatttgaagtatgggtttacagtgtgcaaaacctcggacgcaaggtttgaacgcccaaaaaagccgatggaatattccgtttccttggacagggtttccatccggtgcatgcgcgggcagtgtctctagaatagtaacagtgccaggtgcgtaactgtgtagcgcattgaggtatcggggaagaattttgtatgactcctcccagttgccgtagactgtctcaattgcctttgtttttgcaacccacgcctttctgtaagatggagtgtagttgaaggttgtaacaatgtgtgatattatatttttaaccttcagagacggatcagagcttatgagaggcaagatctcctgacatataagatcggcactgagttttgtatgatcctgggaattgttagggttgacacacgtgtgtttctgcgtaatcgaccctattttccatgcattacttctcttcctataagaggccaacagtctgaacccgcactctggatttttacaagtgattacataccgttccaggtttgaacggtctacctcaaaatcaacgttgttcgccatgtgccatttttttattcttctcagacatgcctccttagaaggaaacttgtctccttcctttaattcttcgTCATTTTGTATGTAGGGTGTGAAAAAGATgtcagatgatggttcgtcaccttggaggttcaagttactcatatgtgctggaggtgcgtacgcatgagctggaggcaccaacgtttgctgctcgtcgtcggattcctcgttgaccatgtcgtcaaattcagtttccagatcgTCTTCCTCCTCGTCAATGACGTCAACCTCGTCTTGCTCGTTAACTGGCgggtcaataacttgtgactggacaacattagtttcttgtgtctcaacctgAAGAGTAACGTACAGTTCGATGGAATCCAACCCAGAGTATTCGTGGGTGGTAAACATATCTTGCAAGTCTTCGTCATTGGCAATCTCCATCtcgtaaaacttgacggtgttgtcttcattgaaattgggacattggtaaaaaacgcttgcaataggacccattgcaatcttagagtatagtcgctgaatgaagtacgaaaatgttgctcttttgctcaacaacaatggtacaacctgagtgtttctcatcacaaaaccggctatctCATGAGAGTAGGTCTCACCGTTCAGATGGGCATGCACAAGGTACTGGGTTGATGAAGTCATTTTGACTGGGAAAGTGTTTGGGTGTTGTAAGCTCAAGTCAGATTGGATAAAATTGTTGGTGTGGGCTGTAACGTTTAGAAAATATTGGGTGGCCTTATAAATTGTGCTTCTTACATCCTTGCCAACAGTtagacacgctgatctatgtcaagtaccccatcacgcgtctgcatatgtcctgaaacgattcctgataagattcctgcaacgattcctgaAAAGATTCCTGCAGCGATTCCCTCTAGACAaagcatgcatgcagccctacatctagcagctagttctgaaataaatatatatatatatatatatatatatatatatatatatatatatatatatatatatatatatatatatatatatatatatatatatatatatttatttatttatttatttatatttatatatatatacataaatatttaTTGATATTGACGTACTTATTTattcatgtatatatatataaatatttatttataattatatatttatttatttatatatatatatatatatatatatatcaatatttatttatatttatataattatttatgtatatatataaatatttatttatgtatatatatagttatttatttatatatgtcatgTACCCCAGCATGCGTCTGCATATGTCCTGAAACGATTCttgataagattcctgcaacgattcctgataagattcctgcaacgatttcccctagacaaagcatgcatgcagccctacatctagcagctagttctgaaatatatatatatatatatatatatatatatatatatatatatatatatatatatatatatatatatatatatatatatatatatatatatatatatatttatttatatttatatatatatataaatatttattgataTTGACGTACTTATTTattcatgtatatatatatatataaatatttatttataattatatatttatttatttatatatatatatatcaatatttatttatatttatataattattta contains:
- the LOC131603448 gene encoding receptor-like kinase TMK4; this translates as MLKFSFLIALVIIATTIVADDDAVMKSFLQNVKPLPAKWSPNTPFCQWTGIACDTSNRVTEIRLSSLNLAGTLPDDLNSLTELTSLDLRNNSLSGSFPSLANLSSLKTAYLGTNKFTSVSSAAFSGLTSLQELYFDHNSDLSQWEFPSELTQSSSLNTLDLTSAMITGNLPDIFGNLPSLTIVRLSFNNLSGGLPNSLAASSIQNLWLNNQQSGPGFTGSIAVISKMTYLTQVWLQNNHFTGPIPDFSQCKNLFDLQLRDNQFTGVVPDSLMSMSSLKNVSLGNNVLQGPVPVSSSGGTIDVKGLNSFCLDKPGPCDDRVMVLLKIAEGFGYPIQFANSWKGNDPCQDWQSVLCSGGKITTLNFGKRNLQGTISPAFANLTDLNRLILSGNNLTGSIPQSLTTLTQLETLDVSNNNLSGKVPEFSPKVKLVTDGNVLLGKDPGSGGETPGSSPGGSGKGTALSPGGIAGIVIVVVLFVAVVLFVCCKCYSRKRFRKFSRVSSPENRQGNVKLDLASVSNGYGGLPSESHSQSSGDHSDLYGFDGGSGGNAIISIHVLRQVTNDFSDDNILGRGGFGIVYKGELPDGTKIAVKRMISVAMGSKGLNEFQAEISVLTKVRHRHLVALLGYCINGNERLLVYEHMPQGTLTQHLFECEEHGYTPLTWKQRLAIALDVGRGIEYLHSLAQQSFIHRDLKPSNILLGNDMRAKVADFGLVKNAPDGNYSLETRLAGTFGYLAPEYAATGRVTTKVDVYAFGVVLMELITGKKALDDSVPDERSHLVTWFRRVLINKENVPKTIDQTLNPDEETMLSIYKVAELAGHCTAREPYQRPDMGHAVNVLVPLVEQWKPSIDTDESGYGVELNLPRALQRWQDNEGTSTSMFNDLSISQTQSSLNSKPPFADSFGSTDCR